A genome region from Calliopsis andreniformis isolate RMS-2024a chromosome 2, iyCalAndr_principal, whole genome shotgun sequence includes the following:
- the LOC143186458 gene encoding (E3-independent) E2 ubiquitin-conjugating enzyme UBE2O, translating to MATNWGVECQYFYEDVVYRVDKKGNVVFGIVMDNDDTDLTSESSDSEESPKRKKGEIRVVWHPSGVEEVVNTKKVHLADRTLMPGDVVRRMIKGKDTQRGYCRDIELTACVQVIGTKQVLTNIRSEDLVPLEEFATDIAVCMDSWVGGIKMAHFKLWLTTPDGSRCVINDMESHVLGQLEEKRDNDNDFPHSSEFYPGQSLWGPIHCLEDAQWITCTKEMKAKRKTKPQKLTKVIVEKVETDWVGVHWQCRAYSKDGAWLDQAPPKFVVEGENLKKLKLLNVFEPSTVQVGDRNFYVIKGDENVITREQWRKQQRDNFQVPKHSPKKTRPNISVTKPTDDKAKEKDKVNEQQELEENAQNNINNLQNITSNNTLMPPMQNQNTESSDDWDTEDTGSQSDSASVSSGCSSMSSMGKKKKGPALMTKVLKKKKLCKAKKKVPPIPLIPGTKIVVETLSTNTKANVVWQDGSVEFGIPSTQLFPIHHLDDKEFFPGDFVVDQKEESRMYGVVQSVDHQGRTAKIKWFKTYASSQSPQPTLLEEREVSVYDLKDHPDFQYRPGTLVIRIANFEGEDAGCTAGQVLDNYPEGRVKVWWVDGHVSMCWPQDLYKVGEYDSDEGELWDDVSSDASWETELEDCFIADTDGTEQTELENIKPKLAAHIEKARIAMSRLEEIFTQNPSLQTTEVMRKLLDVYKDCRYMDKLMGTSFFHESHFQGLLERVRQGGRANVAQRMADQVNRLFTHKFDGSEENTEKDNTENSSNTSEKIITVTDTTESIDEKSEEGINKQQNAKNEKSIDRLFINVNPNPEDSGLYSADNSKKESGSSESSGEFLLSEDANNVPDRSVEKTETTKASKTQSQTYIPSSNVAGSQVCVKLCTLIKAQLVLAHAEVSKRFGLSKMSLSDAEKGSSPLKKQKKEEEKRIELVQESSETSIEIPPPVYMEGEGFSIEETAPDSHKFRLTMFQPTDPTNFFRTVSKELKLLKSSLPPGIWVKGFEDRIDLYSVMFRGPEKTPYEDGLFLFDFQLSADYPAAPPLCHYISYCNDRLNPNLYEDGKVCVSLLGTWSGRGTEVWTSSSTLLQVIVSIQGLILVPEPYFNEAGFEKQKGSQQGRENSRMYNEMVVLKLVQAQTKLLQHPPPVFKDIIIGHFKRHATKLLQRLDLWMEISEQHNSQHPLSPVTPTTFKQIADVDKKILPEFPLIPASRGFCITLRKTLATFKDVLIREGIIMNDKVEDSDNVKEDVKSTKSECHETSKADCSKTDRDSSKRKNSQESCKLTPNGSLSKDCVSTSSTNISTTPLSETKKNISDRTIS from the exons ATGGCTACGAACTGGGGGGTAGAGTGTCAGTACTTTTACGAGGATGTCGTCTACCGTGTGGACAAGAAGGGTAACGTTGTGTTCGGGATCGTTATGGACAACGACGACACAGATCTCACGTCAGAGAGTTCTGATAGCGAGGAGAGCCCGAAGAGAAAAAAGGGCGAGATTCGCGTGGTCTGGCATCCCTCCGGTGTCGAGGAGGTGGTCAACACAAAGAAG GTTCATTTGGCAGACAGGACACTTATGCCAGGAGATGTTGTACGTCGAATGATCAAAGGGAAAGACACACAGAGGGGATATTGTAGGGATATAGAACTTACAGCTTGTGTTCAAGTGATCGGTACTAAGCAGGTTCTTACGAATATTAGGAGCGAAGATTTAGTTCCTTTGGAA GAATTTGCAACAGATATAGCTGTTTGCATGGATTCATGGGTCGGTGGTATAAAGATGGCACACTTTAAATTATGGCTTACTACACCTGATGGATCTAGATGTGTTATAAATGATATGGAGTCTCATGTTTTAGGACAGTTAGAAGAGAAACGAGACAAT GACAATGACTTTCCCCACTCTTCTGAATTTTATCCTGGTCAAAGTTTGTGGGGACCAATACACTGCCTAGAAGATGCACAGTGGATTACGTGTACAAAAGAAATGAAAGCAAAGAGAAAGACTAAACCACAGAAACTGACAAAAGTGATTGTAGAAAAGGTAGAAACAGACTGGGTAGGAGTGCACTGGCAGTGTAGAGCATACTCAAAGGATGGTGCCTGGTTGGATCAAGCACCACCGAAGTTTGTAGTTGaaggagaaaatttgaaaaaattaaaattattaaatgtctTTGAACCTTCGACCGTACAAGTGGGAGATcgaaatttttatgtaattaaagGTGACGAAAACGTCATTACCCGAGAGCAGTGGAGAAAGCAACAAAGAGACAATTTTCAAGTTCCTAAACACAGTCCAAAGAAAACACGTCCGAATATTAGTGTCACAAAGCCGACTGACGATAAAGCGAAAGAAAAGGATAAAGTTAATGAACAACAGGAGTTAGAAGAAAATGCTCAAAATAATATTAACAATTTGCAAAATATAACAAGCAATAATACTCTAATGCCTCCAATGCAGAACCAAAATACCGAGAGTTCGGACGATTGGGATACGGAAGACACAGGTTCACAAAGTGATAGTGCTTCG GTATCCAGTGGATGTTCAAGCATGTCATCTATGGGTAAAAAGAAAAAGGGTCCCGCTCTGATGACTAAAGTGCTGAAGAAGAAAAAGTTGTGCAAAGCAAAGAAAAAGGTGCCACCAATTCCACTTATTCCAGGAACTAAAATTGTTGTGGAAACATTATCTACAAATACGAAAGCTAATGTCGTGTGGCAAGATGGATCAGTAGAATTTG GCATTCCATCAACACAACTTTTCCCAATTCACCATTTAGACGATAAAGAGTTCTTCCCGGGTGATTTTGTAGTGGATCAAAAAGAAGAGTCAAGAATGTATGGAGTGGTCCAGAGTGTCGATCACCAAGGTAGAACAGCGAAAATAAAATGGTTCAAAACCTATGCTTCTAGTCAAAGTCCACA GCCAACATTACTAGAAGAACGCGAAGTAAGTGTATACGATTTAAAGGATCACCCAGACTTTCAATATAGACCAGGTACGTTAGTGATTCGAATAGCCAATTTCGAAGGAGAAGATGCTGGCTGCACTGCTGGACAAGTGCTAGATAATTATCCAGAAGGGCGAGTAAAAGTGTGGTGGGTCGATGGACATGTAAGTATGTGTTGGCCTCAAGATTTGTATAAAGTAGGTGAATACGACAGTGATGAAGGTGAACTGTGGGACGATGTATCGTCCGATGCGTCATGGGAAACGGAACTGGAAGATTGTTTTATCGCCGACACTGATGGAACAGAACAGACAGAATTGGAGAATATAAAGCCAAAATTAGCCGCTCACATCGAGAAAGCTCGCATTGCTATGTCCAGATTGGAAGAGATATTTACCCAAAACCCATCACTCCAAACGACTGAAGTCATGAGGAAATTATTAGACGTTTATAAAGATTGTCGCTACATGGACAAGCTTATGGGTACCTCTTTCTTCCACGAGAGCCATTTCCAAGGACTTCTGGAAAGGGTCAGACAGGGCGGCCGAGCAAATGTGGCTCAGCGAATGGCAGATCAAGTGAATAGATTATTTACCCATAAGTTTGATGGGTCTGAGGAAAATACAGAAAAGGACAACACAGAAAATTCTAGTAACACTTCTGAAAAAATTATTACCGTAACAGACACAACGGAGTCAATCGATGAGAAAAGCGAGGAAGGTATCAATAAACAACAGAATGCAAAAAATGAGAAATCGATTGATCGACTATTCATCAACGTCAATCCCAATCCAGAAGATTCTGGGTTATATTCCGCGGATAATTCGAAAAAAGAATCAGGTTCCAGCGAATCCAGCGGAGAATTTCTACTCAGCGAAGATGCTAACAATGTACCTGATCGTTCAGTGGAAAAAACAGAGACAACCAAAGCTAGCAAGACGCAGTCTCAAACTTACATACCCAGTTCCAACGTGGCTGGTTCTCAAGTTTGCGTCAAACTTTGTACTTTAATAAAAGCTCAACTTGTATTAGCACATGCAGAAGTATCGAAACGCTTTGGTTTATCGAAGATGTCATTGTCTGATGCTGAAAAGGGTTCTTCTCCTTTGAAGAAACagaaaaaggaagaagagaagcgCATAGAATTAGTGCAAGAATCGTCAGAGACTTCGATAGAAATTCCACCGCCAGTATATATGGAAGGAGAAGGATTTTCCATAGAAGAAACAGCACCAGATAGTCACAAATTTAGGTTAACGATGTTTCAACCTACGGATCCCACAAATTTCTTCCGAACTGTGTCCAAGGAGTTAAAACTATTGAAAAGTTCACTTCCACCCGGTATATGGGTAAAAGGATTTGAAGACAGGATAGATTTGTACTCTGTAATGTTCCGTGGCCCTGAGAAAACACCATACGAGGATGGTCTTTTCCTTTTCGACTTTCAGTTGTCCGCTGATTACCCTGCTGCGCCACCACTTTGCCATTATATTTCTTACTGCAACGATAGGTTGAATCCCAATCTCTACGAAGATGGTAAAGTATGCGTGAGTCTACTTGGAACGTGGTCTGGTCGTGGAACAGAAGTGTGGACAAGTTCTTCGACTTTGTTACAAGTTATAGTTTCGATTCAGGGCCTTATTCTTGTACCTGAACCGTATTTTAATGAAGCTGGCTTTGAGAAACAGAAGGGTTCCCAACAAGGACGAGAGAATTCGAGGATGTACAATGAAATGGTTGTACTGAAACTAGTTCAAGCACAAACGAAGCTACTGCAGCATCCACCCCCTGTTTTTAAAGACATCATCATTGGACATTTCAAGAGGCACGCAACGAAATTGTTGCAACGGTTAGACCTGTGGATGGAAATATCAGAGCAACACAACAGTCAACATCCTTTATCTCCAGTTACGCCTACGACTTTTAAACAAATAGCTGACGTGG ATAAAAAAATTCTTCCGGAATTTCCATTAATACCAGCGTCCAGAGGATTCTGTATAACACTTCGTAAAACCTTAGCCACATTCAAAGATGTACTGATTAGAGAAGGCATCATAATGAATGACAAAGTAGAAGATAGTGACAATGTTAAAGAAGATGTAAAAAGTACTAAGAGCGAGTGCCATGAAACATCAAAAGCCGATTGTAGCAAGACAGATCGCGATAGCAGTAAAAGAAAGAACAGCCAGGAGAGCTGCAAATTAACTCCAAATGGAAGTCTATCCAAGGACTGTGTTTCAACTTCCTCGACGAATATTTCCACTACACCGTTAAGCGAAACGAAAAAAAACATTTCGGACCGTACCATCAGCTAG